One window of Luteolibacter sp. Y139 genomic DNA carries:
- a CDS encoding DUF4279 domain-containing protein, with translation MMRIQTPYNPEYATCAYTHAWLRIMSETLDPDAVTGVMGVQPTETQRAGDPRPTKPDRTYKKSGWWISSSGVLTSLDAREHLDWILSKLDGCDAAFEKLHAEGHLIDLCVRWDSRWGHGGPTISPVQMRRLAELQIELWFDVYFDGADEEKG, from the coding sequence ATGATGCGCATCCAGACGCCCTATAATCCGGAGTATGCGACCTGTGCCTACACGCATGCGTGGCTGCGCATCATGTCGGAGACGCTCGATCCTGATGCGGTGACGGGGGTGATGGGAGTGCAGCCGACGGAGACGCAGCGGGCGGGAGATCCGAGGCCCACGAAGCCGGACCGAACGTATAAGAAATCAGGATGGTGGATTTCCTCGAGCGGTGTGCTCACGAGCCTGGATGCGCGGGAGCATCTGGACTGGATCCTTTCCAAGCTGGATGGCTGTGATGCCGCTTTCGAGAAATTGCACGCGGAGGGGCACTTGATCGATCTGTGCGTCCGCTGGGATTCCAGGTGGGGGCATGGTGGGCCGACGATTTCGCCGGTGCAGATGAGGCGGCTGGCGGAGCTGCAGATCGAGCTGTGGTTTGATGTTTACTTCGACGGTGCGGATGAGGAGAAGGGATAG